A stretch of Candidatus Effluviviaceae Genus V sp. DNA encodes these proteins:
- a CDS encoding polyribonucleotide nucleotidyltransferase, producing the protein MQRVQMEWAGRPLTIETGRVAKQASGSALVRYGDTMILAAVTHTDEPVDRGWLPLFVDYREKFYAAGKIPGGFFKREGRPQTKEILSARQIDRPIRSLLPSHMRNEVQVQVIVLSADGENDSDTISIIGASTALALSPVPNDGPVSAVRIGLVGDELVVNPTFEQLEESVLNLVIAGTDEAIVMVEGGANEVSEERMQQALELGHEEIRKSLKLQNELLSHFTVERFEVPEPAMPEGLKDRVESMCASRIEEALRIHDKQERGDAISAVKTEAQEALAGEFPESEKLVSGIIKDIEKRLMRASVLDRGVRTDGRSLDEVRPVSAEAGILPRVHGSSLFTRGETQVLAALTLGSSSDEQKIDALEGESWKSYMLHYNFPPFSVGEVRPIRGPGRREIGHGMLAERSIEPVIPTEDVFPYTVRIVADVLESNGSSSMATVCSGSLALMDAGVPVKAAVAGVAMGLIKEGDRYAILTDILGVEDHLGDMDFKVAGTKNGITGFQLDSKIGAIPTKLLSEALEKAKTARMHILAKMDEALATPRPELSQFAPRIVMLRVPQSKIGAIIGPGGRVIRGLQEETNTSIDIDDEGIVKVSGTDPAGVEEARQTIELMIKEPEVGEEYEGVVRSITDFGAFIEILPGRDGLCHISELEHGRVGSVEDVLKMGENVKVKVIGVEDNGKIRLSRRALLPKPKGGGSDSGGGSSSGGGSRGGGSRGGRSSDRRGGRGGRSRGRDKR; encoded by the coding sequence ATGCAGAGGGTACAAATGGAGTGGGCCGGACGGCCCCTCACGATAGAGACAGGCCGCGTGGCGAAGCAGGCATCGGGCTCCGCGCTCGTTCGATACGGAGACACGATGATCCTGGCCGCGGTCACGCACACGGACGAACCGGTCGACCGCGGCTGGCTGCCGCTCTTCGTCGACTACCGCGAGAAGTTCTACGCGGCGGGGAAGATCCCCGGCGGCTTCTTCAAGCGCGAAGGTCGTCCGCAGACCAAGGAGATCCTCTCGGCGCGGCAGATCGACCGGCCGATCAGGTCGCTCCTTCCGTCGCACATGCGGAACGAGGTCCAGGTCCAGGTCATCGTACTGTCGGCCGACGGTGAGAACGACTCCGATACGATCAGCATCATCGGCGCCAGCACGGCGCTCGCGCTCTCGCCGGTCCCGAACGACGGACCGGTCAGCGCCGTTCGCATCGGGCTCGTCGGCGACGAGCTCGTCGTCAACCCGACCTTCGAACAGCTCGAGGAGAGCGTTCTCAACCTCGTGATCGCCGGCACAGACGAGGCCATCGTGATGGTCGAGGGAGGCGCGAACGAGGTCAGCGAGGAGAGGATGCAGCAGGCGCTCGAACTCGGCCACGAGGAGATCAGGAAGTCGCTCAAGCTCCAGAACGAGCTGCTGAGCCACTTCACCGTTGAGCGCTTCGAAGTGCCCGAGCCCGCGATGCCCGAGGGTCTCAAGGACCGCGTCGAGTCGATGTGCGCGTCGCGGATCGAGGAGGCGCTCAGGATCCACGACAAGCAGGAGCGCGGAGACGCAATCTCCGCCGTCAAGACGGAAGCTCAGGAGGCGCTGGCCGGGGAGTTCCCCGAGTCGGAGAAGCTCGTGTCCGGCATCATCAAGGACATCGAGAAGCGTCTGATGCGCGCGTCCGTCCTCGACCGCGGCGTCCGGACGGACGGCCGCTCGCTGGACGAGGTGCGGCCGGTCTCGGCCGAGGCGGGTATCCTCCCGCGCGTCCACGGCTCATCGCTCTTCACGCGCGGAGAGACGCAGGTGCTGGCCGCGCTCACGCTCGGCTCCTCGAGCGACGAGCAGAAGATCGACGCGCTCGAGGGCGAGTCCTGGAAGAGCTACATGCTGCACTACAACTTCCCGCCGTTCTCGGTGGGCGAGGTGCGGCCGATCCGCGGCCCGGGCAGGCGTGAGATCGGGCACGGCATGCTGGCCGAGCGCTCCATCGAGCCGGTCATCCCGACGGAGGACGTCTTCCCGTACACGGTCCGCATCGTCGCCGACGTGCTGGAGTCGAACGGTTCCTCGAGCATGGCGACCGTCTGTTCCGGCTCGCTGGCGCTCATGGACGCGGGTGTTCCCGTGAAGGCCGCCGTCGCCGGCGTCGCGATGGGGCTCATCAAGGAGGGCGACCGGTACGCCATTCTGACCGACATTCTCGGTGTCGAGGACCATCTCGGTGACATGGACTTCAAGGTCGCCGGTACGAAGAACGGCATCACGGGCTTCCAGCTGGACTCCAAGATCGGAGCCATCCCGACGAAGCTCCTCAGCGAGGCCCTTGAGAAGGCCAAGACGGCCCGGATGCACATCCTGGCCAAGATGGACGAGGCGCTGGCGACGCCGCGGCCCGAGCTCTCGCAGTTCGCGCCGAGGATCGTGATGCTTCGCGTGCCGCAGAGCAAGATCGGCGCGATCATCGGCCCCGGCGGCCGCGTGATCCGCGGACTCCAGGAGGAGACCAACACGTCGATCGACATCGACGACGAGGGCATCGTCAAGGTCTCCGGCACGGACCCCGCCGGCGTCGAGGAGGCGCGGCAGACGATCGAGCTCATGATCAAAGAGCCGGAGGTCGGAGAGGAGTACGAGGGCGTCGTCCGGAGCATCACCGACTTCGGCGCCTTCATCGAGATCCTCCCGGGCCGCGACGGTCTGTGTCACATCTCCGAGCTTGAGCACGGTCGCGTCGGCTCCGTTGAGGACGTCCTCAAGATGGGGGAGAACGTCAAGGTCAAGGTCATCGGTGTCGAGGACAACGGGAAGATCCGTCTGAGCCGCCGGGCGCTGCTGCCGAAGCCGAAGGGCGGAGGGTCAGACTCCGGTGGCGGATCAAGTTCCGGTGGCGGGTCGCGCGGGGGAGGTTCCCGCGGCGGACGCTCGTCGGACAGGAGGGGCGGACGAGGCGGCAGGTCGCGTGGTCGAGACAAGCGGTAG
- the rpsO gene encoding 30S ribosomal protein S15, translating into MSLSKEKKQEIVKRFETHAGDTGSAEVQVALLTERIETLSKHFEKHKKDNHSRLGLLKMVGKRRRLLNYLKTHKTDSYRQIIKELGLRR; encoded by the coding sequence GTGTCGCTCAGCAAGGAGAAGAAGCAGGAGATCGTGAAGCGCTTCGAGACGCACGCCGGTGACACCGGTTCCGCCGAGGTGCAGGTCGCGCTCCTGACTGAACGCATCGAGACCCTGTCGAAGCACTTCGAGAAGCACAAGAAGGACAACCACTCGCGACTCGGTCTCCTGAAGATGGTAGGCAAGAGGCGTCGCCTCCTGAACTACCTCAAGACCCACAAGACCGACAGCTACAGACAGATCATCAAGGAACTCGGGCTGCGCAGGTAG